A region of Dioscorea cayenensis subsp. rotundata cultivar TDr96_F1 chromosome 5, TDr96_F1_v2_PseudoChromosome.rev07_lg8_w22 25.fasta, whole genome shotgun sequence DNA encodes the following proteins:
- the LOC120261515 gene encoding LOW QUALITY PROTEIN: probable LRR receptor-like serine/threonine-protein kinase At1g34110 (The sequence of the model RefSeq protein was modified relative to this genomic sequence to represent the inferred CDS: deleted 1 base in 1 codon) has protein sequence MATQAQTELLTMEMMMMMIIMKKQGRSSILPPLFFIPFFIFLLTMSSSMTNSLSPDGEALLSLISRSSSSPLPSWNPSHSTPCYWQGITCSPSNRVISISLPNIFLNLSTLPPQLSTLTSLQLLNLSSSNISGSIPPSFGSLPSLVLLDLSSNSLSGPIPSSLGSLSSLQFLLLNSNRLSGPIPSSLSKLTSLQVLCLQDNQLNGSIPSQLGSLLSLQQFRIGGNPFLTGIIPPQLGLLSNLTTFGAAATALSGPIPSEFGNLLNLQTLALYDTDISGSIPPELGQCSELRNLYLHMNKLSGSIPRELGMLQKLTSLLLWGNSISGPIPSELSNCSSLVVLDLSVNKLSGVIPGELGMLGVLEQLHLSDNILTGPIPEELCNCSSLTALQLDKNAISGFIPVQIGNLKLLQSLFLWGNSISGTIPSSFSNCTELYALDLSKNKLTGTIPDEIFSLKKLSKLLLLGNALSGELPASVANCQSLVRLRIGENQLSGKIPAEIGKLQNLVFLDLYTNHFSGELPAEIANITVLELLDVHNNHISGNIPQQLGELMNLEQLDLSHNSFTGEIPLSFGNLSYLNKLILNNNLLSGIIPNSLKNLQKLTLLDLSYNSLSDPIPPEIGSLTSLTISLDLSSNKFVGEIPEEMSHLTQLQSLDLSSNMLYGGIKVLGVLTSLTSLNISFNNFSGPIPVTPFFRTFSANSYLDNPNLCQSFDGLTCSSDLVRRTAFKSIKTVALVSVILGCIALMFLAAWVLVNRRRKLAAEKAMRFSCPGNNDFSYPWTFTPFQKLNFSIDNILECLKDENVLGKGCSGVVYKAEMPNGEVIAVKKLWKTKKEEELVDAFASEIQILGHIRHRNIVKLLGYCSNKCVKLLLYNYIPNGNLQQLLQENRNLDWETRYKIAVGSAQGLAYLHHDCVPAILHRDVKCNNILLDSKFEPYLADFGLAKLMNSPNFQHAMSRVAGSYGYIAPEYGYTANITEKSDVYSYGVVLLEILSGRSAIEPMTGDGLHIVEWVKKKMGSFDPAVNVLDSKLRGHPDQMVQEMLQTLGIAMFCVNSSPSERPTMKEVVALLMEVKSQPEEWGKISQQPLIKPTSSA, from the exons ATGGCTACTCAAGCTCAAACAGAGCTTCTGACaatggagatgatgatgatgatgataataatgaaGAAACAAGGTAGAAGTAGTATTTTACCACCTTTGTTCTTCATCccatttttcatcttcttgttGACAATGAGCAGCAGCATGACAAACAGCCTCTCACCAGATGGTGAAGCTTTGCTGTCTCTCATCTCAAGGTCCAGTAGCTCACCACTCCCTTCATGGAACCCCTCCCACTCTACCCCATGCTACTGGCAAGGCATCACCTGCTCACCTTCCAACAGAGTCATCTCCATCTCCCTCCCTAACATCTTCCTCAATCTCTCTACTCTCCCTCCTCAGCTTTCCACCCTCACCTCTCTCCAACTCCTCAATCTCTCCTCTTCAAACATCTCTGGTTCCATCCCTCCCTCCTTTGGCTCTCTCCCTTCCCTTGTCCTCCTTGATCTCTCTTCCAACTCTCTTTCAGGTCCTATTCCCTCTTCTCTTGgctctctttcttctcttcagTTCCTCCTTCTCAACTCCAATCGTCTCTCTGGTCCTATCCCTTCTTCCCTCTCCAAACTCACCTCTCTTCAAGTCCTCTGCCTTCAGGACAATCAACTTAATGGGTCCATCCCTTCCCAACTTGGCTCATTGCTCTCTCTCCAACAGTTCCGCATTGGTGGCAACCCTTTCTTGACTGGCATTATCCCTCCACAGCTTGGTTTGCTTAGCAATCTCACTACATTCGGTGCTGCTGCCACTGCGCTCTCCGGACCCATCCCGTCGGAGTTTGGTAACCTTCTCAACCTTCAAACACTTGCTCTTTACGATACCGATATCTCCGGGTCCATCCCTCCGGAGCTTGGTCAATGCTCTGAGCTCCGGAACTTGTATTTGCACATGAATAAGCTCTCTGGTTCTATTCCTAGAGAGCTTGGCATGTTGCAGAAGCTCACCAGTTTGCTTCTATGGGGGAATTCAATCTCTGGTCCAATCCCTTCTGAGCTTTCTAATTGCTCTTCTCTTGTTGTTCTTGATCTCTCTGTGAATAAGCTCTCTGGTGTGATTCCCGGGGAGTTGGGGATGTTGGGAGTGTTGGAACAGCTTCATCTTTCTGATAATATCCTCACTGGTCCAATCCCAGAGGAGTTGTGCAATTGTAGTAGCCTAACTGCACTACAGCTTGATAAGAATGCAATTTCTGGGTTTATACCTGTCCAGATAGGAAATCTCAAGTTACTGCAAAGCTTGTTCTTGTGGGGCAATTCAATATCAGGGACTATACCTTCCTCTTTCAGTAACTGCACTGAGCTCTATGCTCTTGACCTGTCTAAGAACAAGCTCACCGGAACGATACCTGATGAGATATTCAGCCTGAAGAAGCTCAGCAAGTTGTTGCTTTTGGGCAATGCTTTGTCAGGTGAGCTACCAGCAAGTGTGGCTAATTGTCAGTCGCTGGTGAGGTTAAGGATTGGTGAGAACCAGCTCTCTGGCAaaattcctgcagagattgggAAGCTGCAAAACCTGGTGTTCTTGGACCTCTACACCAATCATTTCTCTGGTGAATTGCCTGCAGAGATTGCCAACATTACTGTCTTGGAGCTGCTGGATGTGCACAACAATCACATTTCGGGGAATATACCTCAACAGTTGGGCGAGCTGATGAATTTGGAACAGCTTGATCTTAGTCACAATAGCTTCACCGGGGAAATCCCTCTGAGTTTTGGTAACTTAAGTTACTTGAACAAGCTGATCCTTAACAACAACTTGCTATCTGGGATCATT CCGAATTCACTGAAGAATCTTCAGAAACTCACATTGCTTGATTTGAGCTACAACAGCTTATCAGATCCCATTCCACCTGAAATTGGCTCATTGACAAGCTTGACAATCAGTTTGGACTTGAGCTCTAACAAGTTTGTTGGTGAAATCCCCGAGGAAATGTCCCATTTGACACAGTTGCAATCATTGGATCTTTCAAGCAACATGCTCTATGGCGGCATTAAGGTATTGGGAGTGCTAACAAGTCTTACTTCTCTCAACATCTCCTTCAATAACTTCTCTGGTCCAATACCAGTGACACCATTTTTTAGGACTTTTTCAGCAAACTCCTATCTTGATAACCCGAACCTCTGTCAGTCCTTCGATGGTTTAACATGCTCTTCAGATCTTGTTCGGAGAACTGCTTTCAAATCTATTAAGACAGTTGCTCTTGTTTCAGTGATCCTGGGTTGCATTGCTCTGATGTTCCTTGCTGCATGGGTTCTGGTCAATAGAAGGAGAAAGCTTGCAGCAGAGAAAGCCATGAGATTCTCATGCCCTGGAAACAATGACTTTTCGTACCCATGGACTTTCACCCCATTTCAGAAGCTAAACTTCAGCATTGACAACATCTTGGAATGCTTGAAAGATGAGAATGTGCTTGGAAAAGGGTGCTCAGGAGTTGTCTACAAAGCTGAAATGCCCAATGGAGAAGTAATTGCTGTGAAAAAGCTCTGGAAAACAAAGAAGGAAGAGGAGCTGGTGGATGCATTTGCTTCTGAGATTCAGATTCTCGGTCACATTAGGCACCGAAACATTGTCAAGTTATTGGGATACTGCTCAAATAAATGTGTGAAGCTCCTCTTGTATAACTACATCCCGAATGGCAATCTGCAGCAGCTTTTGCAAGAGAACAGAAACTTGGATTGGGAGACTAGGTACAAGATTGCTGTCGGTTCAGCCCAGGGACTGGCTTATCTTCACCATGATTGTGTTCCAGCAATCCTTCACAGAGATGTCAAGTGCAACAACATACTCTTGGATTCAAAGTTTGAACCATATCTTGCAGATTTCGGGCTAGCGAAGCTGATGAATTCTCCCAATTTTCAGCATGCCATGTCCAGGGTTGCGGGTTCTTATGGTTACATAGCACCAG AGTATGGGTACACCGCCAATATAACTGAGAAGAGTGATGTCTATAGCTATGGAGTAGTCCTCCTAGAGATCCTAAGTGGTCGAAGTGCCATCGAGCCAATGACTGGTGACGGTCTTCACATTGTTGAATGGGTGAAGAAAAAGATGGGAAGTTTCGACCCTGCTGTGAATGTTCTTGACTCAAAGCTCCGGGGACATCCTGACCAGATGGTGCAGGAGATGCTGCAGACACTCGGCATTGCCATGTTCTGTGTCAACTCATCCCCTTCGGAGCGGCCAACCATGAAAGAAGTGGTGGCGTTGCTCATGGAGGTGAAAAGTCAACCAGAGGAATGGGGGAAGATATCACAGCAACCTCTAATAAAGCCTACCAGCAGTGCCTGA
- the LOC120261514 gene encoding LOW QUALITY PROTEIN: protein SLOW GREEN 1, chloroplastic (The sequence of the model RefSeq protein was modified relative to this genomic sequence to represent the inferred CDS: deleted 1 base in 1 codon), giving the protein MNLSSILSSLSRFHLRPKLTIVHHSGSQLFSVSSLSTHSSKAPSFSLFISSFSNHTPIHPKQPTFATTCAKSLPFLLLASLLFIAGFHTRPAAATGNSDVVEMYERILDRNPRDMDALKVVLYGKMKKGLPGVGEVVECVERLIQIEPEELEWRLLQALAYDSMGELEKSKLLFRNILDKSPFLVRALHGLALAMYQNGEAPAAFEMLSQALKIADSENQVTAKRNIKLLIAELHVMKGDMEMALKELEELVNEDPRDFRPYLYQGIIYSKMGKTKEADEQYEIYYTLVYDEFPQKRFIDSVIRDTKSEAEVSQKKNVFELSS; this is encoded by the exons ATGAATCTCAGCTCTATCTTGAGCTCCTTATCCCGCTTCCATCTCCGACCAAAGCTCACCATCGTTCACCACTCTGGTTCTCAACTCTTCTCTGTCTCTTCCCTTTCAACACACTCATCCAAAGCTCCATCTTTTTCGCTGTTCATCTCATCCTTCTCCAACCACACTCCTATTCATCCAAAACAACCAACTTTTGCTACTACCTGCGCAAAGTCATTGCCTTTCCTGCTCCTTGCTTCCCTTCTCTTCATTGCTGGATTCCACACCAGGCCTGCTGCTGCTACTGGGAATAGTGATGTGGTTGAGATGTATGAGAGGATTCTGGACAGGAATCCTAGAGATATGGATGCTTTGAAGGTTGTTCTTTatggaaaaatgaagaaagGTTTGCCTGGTGTTGGGGAGGTTGTAGAGTGTGTGGAGAGATTGATCCAAATTGAGCCTGAGGAGTTGGAATGGAGGCTTTTGCAGGCTCTGGCTTATGATTCCATGGGTGAGCTTGAGAAGTCCAAATTGTTGTTTAGAAACATCTTGGACAAGAGCCCTTTTCTGGTTAGAGCTTTGCAT GGGCTGGCATTGGCAATGTATCAGAATGGTGAAGCTCCTGCTGCTTTTGAGATGCTAAGTCAAGCCTTGAAGATT GCTGATTCTGAGAATCAAGTAACTGCAAAGCGGAatataaaacttttaattgCAGAATTGCATGTTATGAAG GGTGACATGGAAATGGCATTGAAGGAATTAGAGGAACTTGTCAATGAGGATCCTCGAGATTTTCGACCATACCTCTATCAG GGGATCATCTACAGTAAGATGGGGAAAACAAAGGAAGCTGATGAACAATACGAGATTTATTACACCCTTGTCTATGATGAATTCCCACAGAAAAGATTTATCGATTCTGTCATTAGAGATACAAAATCTGAAGCTGAggtttcacaaaaaaaaaatgtctttgAGCTTTCATCATAA
- the LOC120260520 gene encoding hypoxanthine-guanine phosphoribosyltransferase: MALDADIKTVLWTEADIATRVAELASQISDDFLGSSSSLVAVGVATGAFLFLADVVRRIKLPIEVDFIRAESYGAGTESSGALRISCDLKIDVAGKHVILVEDIVDTGNTLLCLIAHLESKGASSVSVCALLNKAARRKVELKLVGEGKFYCGFECPDYFVVGYGMDFAELYRNLPYVGVLKPEMYK; the protein is encoded by the exons ATGGCCCTCGACGCCGACATTAAGACGGTGCTCTGGACCGAGGCCGACATTGCCACCCGCGTCGCTGAGCTCGCTTCCCAGATCTCCGATGACTTCCTTGGCTCGTCATCCTCTCTAGTCGCCGTCGGCGTTGCCACTGGGGCGTTCCTCTTCCTTGCCGATGTTGTGAGACGGATCAAACTTCCTATTGAGGTTGATTTCATACGAGCTGAGTCATATGGGGCTGGGACTGAGTCTAGTGGCGCTCTGAGAATCTCTTGTGATCTCAAGATCGATGTCGCCGGGAAGCAcgttattttg GTTGAGGACATTGTAGACACAGGAAATACTCTTTTGTGCCTCATTGCTCACTTGGAGTCTAAAGGGGCTTCCTCTGTATCTGTTTGTGCTTTGCTTAATAAAGCTGCAAGAAGGAAAGTTGAACTAAAGCTGGTTGGAGAAGGAAAGTTTTACTGTGGGTTTGAG TGCCCGGATTACTTTGTCGTAGGTTATGGCATGGATTTTGCTGAACTTTACAGGAACTTGCCTTATGTTGGTGTGCTTAAGCCTGAAATGTATAAGTGA